A segment of the Coffea arabica cultivar ET-39 chromosome 8c, Coffea Arabica ET-39 HiFi, whole genome shotgun sequence genome:
AACTCGTGCAGCGGTTTCTCCAAAATGCGAAAAACCTTGCGCGGGAGAATGGCACAAGTGGATTCTGACAACTTTCTCAAGTTTTTCATCTGAGCAACCTTCTCCTTGTCAAAACAGAGAGGAGGTAACTTGGAGAATTGATCTATGGAGAAATATATACAAGAAGAATCAGTATCTTCAACATTAATTCCATTGGGATACTCATCCTCCATCACCTTCCAAACACGTACAACACCATCTTCCCCAGCACTAGCCAGATGTTGGCCATCAGGACTGAATTTCATTGTCAAGATTGAGCCTTTATGTGCAGGAAAATCTTGCCCTACCTGCAGCAATGACAATTCTTTTGATCGCTTTCTGTATGAATGGGACCGCACTATCTGAGTATTATTTCCTGTACTTGAATTGGTCTTACGCAGCTTCAAATTAACTCCCTTTGCCCACTCTGTGCAGCGAGTTATAGCACTTAATCTCTGTAGCCAAccctttttcaatttctttttcagATCAATAGCGTTGGACATTTTGCGGAAATACTGTTGAACCAAAGATGATGAGCCAAAACTCCTTTGGAGCTCCTCAATTGTAATTGTTTTATTAGAACCAACTTCACGTAATAGGCTAAGCATGCCATCCTCACCGAATTTATCAGCTACAAATTCAGTTCCATCATCCAAATTCCTAATCTTCCAAGAATGAGTTTCCTCTACAGCTACTTCTTCAACTGATCCCACACTTTCATTTGATTGGAAAGACAGAAAAGACTGAGCTGATGAAAACCCATCCTCAGAATCTGAGTTTGCCAATACAGCTTCACTATTATCCCTCATCCTGCCAAGGCCTTCTACAAAATCATCACCAATTGCATCCTCTACTTCTTCCCTAATGCCCTTAGACCAATCTAACTCCACACCCATCCACTTCAAAAATTGAGTACGCCGTCCAATAACACTTTCGGGAATCCTATTCCAAAACTCATATCCAAAATCAAATTCTGCACGCCCAGAACTAGAACATAATTCGGAGCAATCTGAACTTGAATCAGACTCGTCTTTGCTATCAAAAAACTGATCTTCGCTTTCGCTGTAACTATCCATCTTTCTTTCAACTTAAACCCATGCGGATCTATACCAAATtaaacgcaaaaaaaaaaaaaaaggagggatGACGTCAAAAAGAAATTCTGAAATGTAAACAACATCCTGTAGCTAAATTCTAACAAAGATCCTATTAAAAATATCAAGATCTCATCTTCCCCTCGACAATTCACTATCAAAATCCACTAAGAGAATCCCATAAATATTCCAGGAAATAATCACTAACAACTCAATAAGGGCATTGCTGAAAACCTATCTGaaaactctttttcttttttttttttcttttactacaGTTTTTGTAGCCAAATTGCTCAAATTGTAGTCATCCATCATGGTTACACCAAATCATAAACATGTAAAAATATGAACTTTACTACTTTGAGTCGAGAGAGTTGACATTTTTCTCACCTGGGCTGTAACAAAATTGTTGTTCAAAACCGGAGAACCATAAGAATGAGGCTAAATTTCAATTCCGGAGTACCACATCGTCTCGTATGTAAAGAAATTAAGTCGGAGAAAAGATTTTATTATTTGTGGAAATAAATTAATATTGGAGCAGTGAAAGGAAAGCTAACAGAAATTAACAGTAAAATTGAACAAACCAAGAACAAGATTTCTGATGGAAGGAAAAGAATAATTCAGGAAGAAGGTGGAAATTGAGGTGGGCTGTGCAGTTTGGTATTTTGACAAGCGGGTGGGTCGACTAGGGCGGGTCTTCGTTCTGTGCCTTTCCCTTTCAATTGACAGGGAAGCTAACTAACTCTGAAGTCCAGACTATGGAGGGAACGATTCTTTGACGGGTTTGCCCTTCAACATAAAAAATTGACAATTTGACTGTGGGGATTACAACCAACCGCCCAAAGGCCACCATCCATAAAGGCCTTTTAAGGTTTGATGGGATGGAAAGTTAAggattcaaattttttcttttatcatttgctACTTTAAGTGATTTAAATTTATATGGATAAGTAGTACACTTGTCTGATCCGATAATGATTTAGTTCTCATCGATTTTTCAATAAATCTATATGGTGTGCGTAGTGTATCTATCTGATCCGACAGTGGCTTGGTTGGACCCTCCTCCTTAGAATATGTTAAAGTAGGAGTCAATATAGCTTAGACAAGTGACGATTATA
Coding sequences within it:
- the LOC140013614 gene encoding uncharacterized WD repeat-containing protein C3H5.08c-like isoform X3; translated protein: MDSYSESEDQFFDSKDESDSSSDCSELCSSSGRAEFDFGYEFWNRIPESVIGRRTQFLKWMGVELDWSKGIREEVEDAIGDDFVEGLGRMRDNSEAVLANSDSEDGFSSAQSFLSFQSNESVGSVEEVAVEETHSWKIRNLDDGTEFVADKFGEDGMLSLLREVGSNKTITIEELQRSFGSSSLVQQYFRKMSNAIDLKKKLKKGWLQRLSAITRCTEWAKGVNLKLRKTNSSTGNNTQIVRSHSYRKRSKELSLLQVGQDFPAHKGSILTMKFSPDGQHLASAGEDGVVRVWKVMEDEYPNGINVEDTDSSCIYFSIDQFSKLPPLCFDKEKVAQMKNLRKLSESTCAILPRKVFRILEKPLHEFCGHKGDVLALSWSKNGYLVSSSVDKTARLWLVGLDKCLGVYAHNNYVTCVDFNPVDDNYFISGSIDGKLRIWKVHDFRVADWTDTREIVTAVCYSPDGKGGIVGSMDGNCRFYDVVDNQLQLGAQICLQGKKKSAGKRITGFQFCPADVSKVMVSSADSQVRILSGPNVICKFKGMKNSGSQASASFTSDGNHVVSITEDSNIYLWNYTNQDQTSAEVKNISAHESFLSHNAAIAIPWGGLKTKPGALHGGRGFFLDSLYKGSATWPEEKLAKSSPAAVSPSVYKSEFKSLKGALQSALSSPHLWGLVIVTAGWDGCIKTFLNYGLPIRF
- the LOC140013614 gene encoding uncharacterized protein isoform X2; amino-acid sequence: MDSYSESEDQFFDSKDESDSSSDCSELCSSSGRAEFDFGYEFWNRIPESVIGRRTQFLKWMGVELDWSKGIREEVEDAIGDDFVEGLGRMRDNSEAVLANSDSEDGFSSAQSFLSFQSNESVGSVEEVAVEETHSWKIRNLDDGTEFVADKFGEDGMLSLLREVGSNKTITIEELQRSFGSSSLVQQYFRKMSNAIDLKKKLKKGWLQRLSAITRCTEWAKGVNLKLRKTNSSTGNNTQIVRSHSYRKRSKELSLLQVGQDFPAHKGSILTMKFSPDGQHLASAGEDGVVRVWKVMEDEYPNGINVEDTDSSCIYFSIDQFSKLPPLCFDKEKVAQMKNLRKLSESTCAILPRKVFRILEKPLHEFCGHKGDVLALSWSKNGYLVSSSVDKTARLWLVGLDKCLGVYAHNNYVTCVDFNPVDDNYFISGSIDGKLRIWKVHDFRVADWTDTREIVTAVCYSPDGKGGIVGSMDGNCRFYDVVDNQLQLGAQICLQGKKKSAGKRITGFQFCPADVSKVMVSSADSQVRILSGPNVICKFKGSQASASFTSDGNHVVSITEDSNIYLWNYTNQDQTSAEVKNISAHESFLSHNAAIAIPWGGLKTKPGALHGGILENGHFEDDLLPKVPSALPDCFSLGRGFFLDSLYKGSATWPEEKLAKSSPAAVSPSVYKSEFKSLKGALQSALSSPHLWGLVIVTAGWDGCIKTFLNYGLPIRF
- the LOC140013614 gene encoding uncharacterized protein isoform X1 encodes the protein MDSYSESEDQFFDSKDESDSSSDCSELCSSSGRAEFDFGYEFWNRIPESVIGRRTQFLKWMGVELDWSKGIREEVEDAIGDDFVEGLGRMRDNSEAVLANSDSEDGFSSAQSFLSFQSNESVGSVEEVAVEETHSWKIRNLDDGTEFVADKFGEDGMLSLLREVGSNKTITIEELQRSFGSSSLVQQYFRKMSNAIDLKKKLKKGWLQRLSAITRCTEWAKGVNLKLRKTNSSTGNNTQIVRSHSYRKRSKELSLLQVGQDFPAHKGSILTMKFSPDGQHLASAGEDGVVRVWKVMEDEYPNGINVEDTDSSCIYFSIDQFSKLPPLCFDKEKVAQMKNLRKLSESTCAILPRKVFRILEKPLHEFCGHKGDVLALSWSKNGYLVSSSVDKTARLWLVGLDKCLGVYAHNNYVTCVDFNPVDDNYFISGSIDGKLRIWKVHDFRVADWTDTREIVTAVCYSPDGKGGIVGSMDGNCRFYDVVDNQLQLGAQICLQGKKKSAGKRITGFQFCPADVSKVMVSSADSQVRILSGPNVICKFKGMKNSGSQASASFTSDGNHVVSITEDSNIYLWNYTNQDQTSAEVKNISAHESFLSHNAAIAIPWGGLKTKPGALHGGILENGHFEDDLLPKVPSALPDCFSLGRGFFLDSLYKGSATWPEEKLAKSSPAAVSPSVYKSEFKSLKGALQSALSSPHLWGLVIVTAGWDGCIKTFLNYGLPIRF